TCGCGAATCAGCTCGATGATGATGTCCGGGTTGAGGTGGATGAGTTTTTCCCGTGAGAGCAGGGGGTAGGCCACGGGTCCTTGATAGGCATTCTCCCCTCCCACCATGTTGATGTATTCCTGGTGCACGCCCTTGTTTCCCGCTGCGATGACCCGGTCAGGAAATGCGGAGTTGGTGTCACGTTCAATGCAGACGAGAATGCGTGGCTTGATTCCCGAGTCGCCTGCCTGGTGGGTCAGGATGTTGACCCTTGCCCTCATCGTCTCGACGATATGGTTCGCCAGGGCCTCCCGGTGTAGGGCTTTGCCTAGAATGGAGATGGATTCGATCACCCCCTGTGTGCTGGTGTGATCGAGGCTAATGGTGTGGATACCCATGGTTCCCAGCTTTTCTGACAAGGCCCGCTGCTCTTCTAACAATATGACGCAATCGGGTTCGAGCGCGAGCACCGCTTCATAGTCGAGATCGACATAACCACCGACCACCTTTTTGTCCTTGGTCTCGGGTGGGTAGTTGCAGAAACGGGAAACGCCAACGAGTTTATCGTCCAGTTCGAGTTGATAGATGATTTCGACAATGCTTGGTGAAAGACCGATGATCCGTTGGTAGTCGGTGGCTTGCTCCGAAGCGGTGGGCTTTTCACTCGCGCATGCCTCCATCCATTGCCGTGCGGCGTAGCAACCGAAAAAGGCGGTTGCTATGGCGATGGCAAGCAGGACAAAACGTGATCGCTGCAGGGTATGGGAACGGGTGTTATTCATCGGTGCGTCATCGGACAGTATGCAGGAACAAGACCCGTGTGCCAAGCGGGTCTTGCATGAATAAATGCGCGCGGATCAACTTACCATTCGATCGTGATACCGGCGAAGGCACCGGTGCCACGGGCTGGAAACCCGTCGATTTCAGCATACTTCTGGTTGAAGAGGTTTTCGACCCTGCCATTGAAGCTGACGGAGTCATTCAGCTGGTAGCGCAGGTAGAGTCTGGCAGTGGCGTAGTCTTCGGCATCAATCCGGGCAAACGTGGAGGCATCGACGTCCTCCCGGTTGGCGACCCAGGTAACGCCTGCACCGAGTAGCAGTTTGTCAGTGATCTTACCATTGATATCGGCGTTGAGAGTGTGGCTGGGACGGCGTAATAAGCGGGTTCCCGTGGTGAGGTTTTCCGCTTGCAGCCATGTGTAGGCAAGCCGGGTCTGGATGCGCTCATCCAGGAATGTGGCTCGGTAGCTTAGCTCGACGCCGCGTGTGCGCGCCTCTTGGATGTTCATGGCCGTGTACGTAGGAGGCGGGCCAAAGGCGATCATATTGTCGATCTCATTATGGAAATAGGTGAGGTCGATTGATGATGTCTTGGAGGTATCCAAGGTGATCCCGGCATCCCAGCCGAGCGATTCCTCTGACTGGAGATCGAGGTTGCCACCGGAGCCAAAGAAACCAAACAGGTCCACCGCCGACGGCCGGCGGAAGGCACTTGCCACGGATGCGTGGAGTTTCGCCAGTTCACAGGCTTGATATGATCCGGCAATACGGAAGGTGGTGCTGCTTTCACCCTCATCGTAATGGTCGTAGCGCATCCCCCCGAGCAGGTCAAACTGACCGTCAACGTGCCAGCGGTGCTGGAAATAAATGGATTCACTTTGCTCGGAGAATTTTCCGATGCCTGCCCCACTGTTGGTGGTATCCAGGTAGGTGACGCCTATGCCGGCGCTGGTTTCGTGTTGTTCATTCCAGGTGTACCGG
The sequence above is drawn from the Akkermansiaceae bacterium genome and encodes:
- a CDS encoding ABC transporter substrate-binding protein; protein product: MNNTRSHTLQRSRFVLLAIAIATAFFGCYAARQWMEACASEKPTASEQATDYQRIIGLSPSIVEIIYQLELDDKLVGVSRFCNYPPETKDKKVVGGYVDLDYEAVLALEPDCVILLEEQRALSEKLGTMGIHTISLDHTSTQGVIESISILGKALHREALANHIVETMRARVNILTHQAGDSGIKPRILVCIERDTNSAFPDRVIAAGNKGVHQEYINMVGGENAYQGPVAYPLLSREKLIHLNPDIIIELIREDVWQEKGRDTLEKQWQAYNELKAVKNKRIIFLHEHKHMIPGPRFIDTLEIFAQAVSK